A portion of the Leptospira kanakyensis genome contains these proteins:
- a CDS encoding zinc-binding dehydrogenase, translated as MTEWDEMKAVTILKYDESEPQLELREKEIPTPKDNEVRIKIHLSPINPSDLMFIRGLYGFKKKAPVAAGFEASGIVDAVGSAIKTLKVGMNVSCVAPQNDGSWAEYMITTEDNCLPLVDGVSLDEGSSFFVNPMTAWAMVSKCSKEGHPAMIQTAAASALGKMVVRLCKERGIPLINVVRKKEQEDSLLEIGAENILNSTSPNYQKDLFKISKKLNATYAIDAVAGETAQSLVECMPYGSKVVCYGALSEKPFSVNSGIILFQNKKVEGFWLSSWIYEIGLEEFQKQAKEAQKFLKTVFQTKINKRFKFEEYKEGLEFYKQHMTEGKVVFGP; from the coding sequence ATGACTGAATGGGACGAGATGAAAGCAGTCACCATCCTCAAATACGACGAATCCGAACCTCAATTGGAACTCCGTGAAAAAGAAATTCCAACTCCCAAAGATAACGAAGTAAGGATCAAAATCCACCTTTCTCCGATCAATCCATCGGATCTTATGTTCATCCGTGGACTTTATGGGTTCAAAAAAAAAGCTCCTGTCGCAGCTGGGTTTGAAGCCAGCGGAATCGTCGATGCCGTGGGAAGTGCCATTAAAACTTTAAAAGTGGGAATGAACGTATCCTGCGTGGCTCCTCAAAACGACGGATCCTGGGCAGAATATATGATTACCACAGAAGACAACTGTTTACCGTTAGTTGATGGAGTGAGTCTAGACGAAGGATCCAGTTTTTTTGTAAACCCAATGACTGCTTGGGCGATGGTATCCAAATGTTCCAAAGAAGGCCACCCTGCCATGATCCAAACCGCAGCGGCCAGTGCCCTTGGTAAAATGGTTGTACGGCTTTGTAAAGAACGTGGAATCCCTTTAATCAATGTTGTGCGAAAGAAAGAACAAGAAGACAGTCTTTTAGAAATTGGAGCAGAAAACATTCTAAACTCCACTTCCCCCAACTACCAAAAAGATTTATTCAAAATTTCCAAAAAACTAAATGCAACGTATGCGATCGATGCGGTAGCAGGAGAAACAGCTCAGTCTCTTGTGGAATGTATGCCTTATGGATCTAAGGTAGTTTGTTACGGAGCTCTCTCGGAAAAACCATTCTCTGTGAATTCTGGAATCATTTTATTCCAAAACAAAAAGGTCGAAGGGTTTTGGTTATCATCTTGGATTTATGAAATTGGATTAGAAGAATTTCAGAAACAAGCGAAAGAAGCACAAAAATTTCTAAAAACTGTTTTCCAAACAAAAATCAACAAACGATTTAAATTCGAAGAATACAAAGAAGGTTTGGAATTTTACAAACAACATATGACCGAAGGGAAGGTAGTATTTGGTCCGTAG
- a CDS encoding acyl-CoA desaturase, whose protein sequence is MNSSTTVEPVVKEQAPLLFLILFFMVQATVLTVFTVPFAWSLVWLAIGSYFLRMFGITAAYHRYFSHASFKTSRVFQFVLAWIGAMAMQKGPLWWAAHHRNHHKFSDTEKDIHSPSRKGFWYSHMFWFLRNDYNDYEAKLIPDFYKYPELRFLDRYHWIAPLSYAILLYLVGGWAWLVYGYAVSTFFLGHATWTINSLSHVYGSVRYDSRDTSKNNLWLALLTMGEGWHNNHHYYCSSVNQGFYWYEVDISYYFLKALSWFGIVWDLKKPPKKVIEEGLLRDREQKETKRVLKESKQTSKIKNKVEVLSI, encoded by the coding sequence ATGAATTCTTCTACCACCGTTGAGCCCGTCGTCAAAGAACAGGCTCCCTTACTTTTCCTGATTTTATTTTTTATGGTTCAGGCCACAGTCCTAACTGTTTTTACTGTTCCTTTTGCTTGGTCACTCGTTTGGCTTGCGATCGGATCCTATTTCCTTAGGATGTTTGGAATCACAGCCGCCTACCATCGTTATTTTTCCCATGCCTCTTTCAAAACTTCCCGAGTGTTCCAATTTGTTTTGGCTTGGATTGGAGCCATGGCTATGCAGAAAGGCCCACTTTGGTGGGCAGCACACCATAGAAACCATCATAAGTTTTCGGATACAGAAAAGGACATCCATTCCCCCAGTCGAAAAGGGTTTTGGTATTCTCATATGTTTTGGTTTTTAAGAAACGATTACAATGATTACGAAGCCAAACTGATTCCTGATTTTTATAAGTATCCCGAACTACGTTTCCTTGACCGTTACCATTGGATTGCGCCACTTTCTTATGCCATCTTATTGTATTTAGTGGGTGGATGGGCTTGGCTTGTTTATGGGTATGCCGTTTCTACTTTTTTTCTAGGACATGCCACTTGGACCATCAATTCCCTTTCGCACGTATATGGATCTGTGAGGTATGATTCAAGAGACACAAGTAAAAACAATCTATGGTTGGCACTTCTAACTATGGGGGAAGGTTGGCATAACAACCATCATTACTACTGTTCGTCGGTCAACCAAGGGTTCTATTGGTATGAAGTTGATATTTCTTATTATTTTTTGAAAGCACTCAGTTGGTTTGGAATTGTTTGGGATCTAAAAAAACCACCGAAAAAAGTGATTGAGGAAGGACTTCTTCGTGACCGAGAACAAAAGGAAACAAAACGAGTTTTGAAAGAATCAAAACAAACTTCTAAGATAAAAAACAAAGTAGAAGTATTGTCTATCTAA
- a CDS encoding glycosyltransferase, whose translation MKVAIIHDWLTGMRGGELVLDSLLKAFPEADLFTLFYSKGKLNDRIENRKITTAFTNNLPFKEKYYRYYLPVFPTAIESLDLKGYDVVISSSHCVAKGVIPHPDTFHLSYIHSPMRYVWDMYYDYFPGRKGLKFFLLQSIANYLRTWDAASANRVDYFTCNSHFVGRRIQKYYRRDYKIVYPPCLPQDFRVHDVSKDDYYLMVSAFAPYKKIDLAIEAFRENGKPLILVGGGQEEGKLVKNLPKNILWKKGLPRTEVVELYKKARGFIFPGMEDFGITPVESQAYATPVIAYGKGGALESVKEDRTGVFFKEQTVKSLNEAIQRAEKIHFKRGDFQNSINRFTEEKFVSEIRKVVDRHK comes from the coding sequence ATGAAAGTTGCAATTATACATGATTGGCTCACCGGAATGCGCGGTGGAGAATTAGTTCTCGATAGTTTATTAAAAGCATTTCCGGAAGCGGATTTATTTACTCTTTTTTATTCCAAAGGAAAACTCAACGATAGGATTGAAAATAGAAAGATCACAACGGCTTTCACAAACAATCTTCCTTTCAAAGAAAAATACTATCGATACTATTTACCCGTTTTCCCTACTGCGATTGAATCCTTGGATTTAAAAGGATATGATGTGGTGATTAGTTCTTCGCATTGTGTGGCCAAAGGGGTCATCCCTCATCCTGATACTTTCCATTTAAGTTATATCCATAGCCCAATGCGTTATGTTTGGGATATGTATTATGATTATTTTCCTGGTCGCAAAGGTTTAAAATTTTTCCTTTTACAATCCATTGCCAATTACCTGCGCACATGGGATGCGGCTTCTGCCAACCGTGTGGATTATTTTACATGTAACTCGCATTTTGTGGGGCGTAGGATTCAAAAATACTACCGTCGTGATTATAAAATTGTGTATCCTCCCTGTTTGCCCCAAGACTTCCGAGTCCATGATGTTTCGAAAGATGACTATTACTTGATGGTTTCGGCCTTTGCCCCTTATAAAAAAATTGACCTGGCCATAGAAGCCTTTCGCGAAAACGGAAAACCTCTCATCCTTGTCGGTGGGGGGCAAGAAGAAGGGAAACTTGTCAAAAATCTTCCGAAAAACATCCTTTGGAAAAAGGGACTCCCGCGCACAGAAGTGGTCGAACTCTATAAAAAAGCACGTGGGTTTATTTTTCCAGGGATGGAAGACTTTGGGATCACCCCTGTGGAGTCGCAGGCCTATGCCACTCCCGTCATCGCCTATGGGAAGGGGGGAGCTCTCGAGTCTGTCAAAGAGGACAGAACTGGGGTATTTTTTAAGGAACAGACCGTAAAATCCTTAAATGAGGCCATCCAGAGGGCAGAAAAGATCCATTTCAAACGCGGAGATTTCCAAAATTCCATCAATCGATTTACGGAAGAAAAATTCGTGAGCGAAATTCGAAAGGTAGTCGATAGACATAAATAG
- a CDS encoding aspartate kinase yields MSSKIVVQKYGGTSVGDTTKIQNVAKRIKRYHDEGQKVAVVVSAMGHTTDELVDLADQISKNPPKREMDMLLSTGEQVSIALLAIALNEIGVPAQSFTGSQLKILTDGNFSNGKIEMIDRSRIDEAFNKNKVVIVAGFQGIDKDENIVTLGRGGSDTSAVALAAALGADECEIYTDVDGVYTADPRKIPTAKMHKQITYEEMLELASLGAGVLHSRSVELGMNYNVVIHVRSSFHDKPGTLVMSEDKIMEKMKVSGVTAKGDQARVTIADVKDKPGIAAELFTQLANKDVIVDVIVQSSPRDGINTISFTIAKKDIAAAKPIIDAYAKDHGNGKAEIDENISIVSAVGVGMKSHVGVAAKMFQSLAEKNINIEMISTSEIKISCVIKQNQAEDAVKALHTTFIG; encoded by the coding sequence ATGTCATCGAAAATCGTTGTCCAAAAATACGGTGGAACCTCCGTTGGTGACACCACTAAAATCCAAAATGTGGCCAAACGTATCAAACGTTACCACGACGAAGGCCAAAAAGTTGCCGTTGTAGTTTCTGCAATGGGACATACTACCGACGAACTTGTCGACTTGGCTGACCAAATTTCTAAAAACCCACCGAAACGAGAAATGGATATGTTACTCTCGACGGGTGAACAAGTGTCGATTGCTCTACTTGCCATTGCCTTAAATGAAATTGGAGTGCCAGCCCAATCCTTTACCGGTTCCCAATTAAAGATCTTAACCGATGGAAACTTCTCAAACGGAAAAATCGAAATGATCGATCGTTCCAGAATTGATGAAGCATTTAACAAGAACAAGGTGGTGATTGTTGCAGGTTTCCAAGGAATTGATAAAGACGAAAATATCGTAACTCTTGGTCGCGGAGGAAGTGATACTTCTGCTGTGGCTCTTGCTGCTGCCCTTGGTGCTGATGAATGTGAAATTTATACAGACGTTGACGGTGTTTACACTGCTGACCCAAGAAAAATTCCAACAGCAAAGATGCACAAACAAATCACTTACGAAGAAATGTTAGAACTCGCAAGCCTTGGTGCTGGAGTCCTTCATTCTCGAAGTGTTGAATTAGGTATGAACTATAACGTGGTCATCCACGTACGATCCAGTTTCCACGACAAACCGGGAACTTTAGTGATGAGTGAGGACAAAATTATGGAAAAAATGAAAGTGAGTGGAGTGACTGCGAAAGGTGACCAAGCTCGAGTAACAATTGCCGATGTAAAAGACAAACCAGGGATTGCTGCGGAGTTATTCACTCAATTGGCAAACAAAGATGTAATCGTGGATGTCATTGTTCAATCCTCTCCTAGAGACGGAATCAATACGATTTCTTTCACTATTGCCAAAAAAGACATTGCTGCCGCAAAACCAATCATTGATGCCTATGCGAAAGACCATGGAAATGGGAAAGCCGAGATCGATGAAAACATTTCGATTGTTTCGGCTGTTGGTGTAGGAATGAAATCCCATGTAGGTGTGGCCGCTAAGATGTTCCAATCGTTAGCTGAAAAAAACATCAATATTGAAATGATTTCTACATCAGAGATTAAAATTTCCTGCGTCATCAAACAAAACCAAGCGGAAGATGCAGTAAAGGCTTTACATACTACGTTCATAGGATAA
- a CDS encoding putative peptidyl-prolyl cis-trans isomerase translates to MQKGSRMSRFLISFFATVLTFSLLLTPLISLSSYESLNAVLAIVGPKSISSLDYEEGVERYKNLSRFFPNYRKKGSLHSQVVDFLIDRAVVDNAADEESIQVNEKRIEAEIQKRMEAQGISDLEQFKKAVQNQFNLPYDVWLEDLPYQIKKGQLLQIKVSPPLPSEQEVQSWYNKNKAKVGSEFRFREIVLSPANASIDEETRVFNELTEIRNKSLKDPSFFKLVASGPRNESRYRLNGGLVNWVPTFELYKTQPITASVLTQVGGPGKISEVFRDDRKRYCIVFIEGMRPTPLDAVRKGIQGFLFREKEQTSFEDWVTTTRKNTSISIFDPIYIKEHNISNPEEKYNID, encoded by the coding sequence ATGCAAAAAGGATCACGAATGTCTCGATTTTTGATTTCGTTTTTTGCTACGGTTTTAACCTTTAGCCTCCTTCTCACCCCTCTCATAAGTTTAAGTTCTTACGAATCTTTAAATGCGGTTCTTGCCATCGTTGGCCCTAAATCCATTTCTAGTTTGGATTATGAAGAAGGTGTAGAACGTTATAAAAACTTATCCCGTTTTTTTCCGAACTATCGCAAAAAAGGATCTCTCCATTCCCAGGTAGTAGATTTTTTAATTGATCGGGCCGTGGTGGACAATGCCGCTGATGAAGAATCCATTCAGGTAAATGAAAAACGAATCGAAGCTGAAATTCAAAAAAGGATGGAAGCCCAAGGTATCAGTGACTTAGAACAATTTAAGAAGGCCGTCCAAAACCAATTCAATTTACCTTATGATGTTTGGTTAGAAGATTTACCTTACCAAATCAAGAAGGGCCAACTTTTACAAATCAAAGTGAGTCCGCCCCTACCTTCAGAACAAGAAGTTCAATCATGGTATAACAAAAACAAGGCGAAGGTGGGTTCAGAGTTTAGATTTCGCGAAATTGTTCTTTCTCCAGCAAATGCATCCATTGACGAAGAAACAAGAGTGTTCAACGAACTCACTGAAATCCGAAATAAATCATTAAAAGATCCATCTTTCTTTAAACTTGTAGCTTCTGGCCCAAGAAATGAATCTCGTTATCGTTTGAATGGGGGTCTCGTCAATTGGGTTCCCACATTTGAATTGTACAAAACTCAACCAATCACTGCTTCTGTATTAACACAAGTAGGTGGCCCTGGAAAAATTTCTGAAGTTTTTAGAGATGATCGTAAACGTTATTGTATCGTTTTTATTGAAGGGATGAGACCAACACCACTAGACGCAGTAAGAAAAGGGATCCAAGGTTTTTTGTTTCGTGAAAAGGAACAAACTTCTTTTGAAGACTGGGTCACAACCACACGTAAAAATACATCTATCTCTATCTTTGATCCTATCTATATCAAAGAACACAATATAAGTAACCCAGAAGAAAAATACAACATAGACTAA
- a CDS encoding LEA type 2 family protein gives MVRRYLFLFSVLFSFVFTHCLSDTKKNLESLKACKFDLVDVRVDLKPNPNFPLIPLVDLYPQVSVTNPNNTKVSIYQFDLEIELLTPNGKEYIGKLQNETPLEVDPNSESLVVLKLVPDQKGSILPKLLSLAKQLTDAAKRGEDAEFEIYGTVQVDSAFGKLPIPVREVSRIKLKK, from the coding sequence TTGGTCCGTAGATATTTATTTTTATTCTCAGTTCTATTTTCCTTTGTTTTCACTCATTGTCTCAGTGATACAAAAAAGAATTTAGAAAGTCTAAAGGCGTGTAAGTTTGATTTGGTGGATGTTCGTGTAGATCTCAAACCAAATCCGAATTTTCCTTTAATCCCTTTAGTAGATTTGTATCCACAAGTTTCCGTAACCAATCCAAACAACACCAAGGTAAGTATTTACCAATTTGATTTAGAGATTGAGCTCCTCACTCCGAATGGAAAAGAATATATCGGCAAACTCCAAAACGAAACACCTCTCGAAGTGGATCCAAATTCCGAGTCGCTTGTGGTTCTAAAACTGGTACCCGACCAAAAAGGATCCATCCTTCCCAAACTTCTTTCGTTAGCAAAACAACTAACGGATGCGGCAAAGCGCGGAGAAGATGCAGAATTCGAAATTTACGGAACCGTACAAGTGGATAGTGCTTTTGGAAAACTTCCTATCCCTGTCAGGGAAGTCTCTCGGATCAAACTTAAAAAATGA
- a CDS encoding cytidylyltransferase domain-containing protein — MSGILSTRDCFAFIQARLGSTRFPKKILKSIPEDSNTSVLDHIQNRLSTIFPKDQIVFLVPEGDTELVKFLQNRNYNYFIGSENDVRDRFRKACLHFQAKHIFRLTGDNPFVDLESIRYLYEAITYISGPYYSLSMVGLPLGMGVECFSADSLLNDMDGPIPERYTEHVSLHIKEHPEIHRQIRLKAHHLNHLTDVSQSSLRITVDEPKDYELVCKLWKELGLKDPFFGAKEVIQLAKEKPEFFLINASVEQVVFSLPKVDRNSKKVRIVYAEPTKFGTGHLERCKSLALFLEMNGYEVELSTTPDLHSKNLPHILDIRENEFHLPHEFYIDNTNHLPTKPNSSFFLPNPITPIPNKNLISYFSSPLSDLDWNQITIPGRVLVYAGSLDQKNSKQIDDYLIQCLDLESKGKKTNIHSVIRIGGSPPINQNIEFIPRVSYIEFLKQIQSSEFVLTYFGQTMMESITNGKKVCLVGITPIHESLGQFAEQELGIPYLGSLSSITEKQNFPIDFPHSKIKLVRDAHIKIVKWLESIYES; from the coding sequence ATGAGTGGTATACTTTCAACGCGTGATTGTTTTGCCTTCATTCAGGCAAGACTAGGATCCACAAGGTTTCCAAAAAAAATCTTAAAATCCATTCCAGAAGATTCAAATACTTCCGTCCTTGATCATATCCAAAATCGACTCTCCACTATTTTTCCCAAAGATCAGATTGTATTTTTAGTACCCGAAGGTGATACCGAACTCGTAAAATTTTTACAAAACAGAAACTATAATTACTTCATCGGATCAGAAAACGATGTTCGGGATCGATTTCGAAAGGCATGCCTTCATTTTCAAGCCAAACATATCTTTCGATTAACAGGCGATAACCCATTTGTTGATTTAGAATCCATACGATATTTGTATGAAGCAATCACTTATATTTCTGGTCCATATTACAGCCTTTCGATGGTGGGTCTCCCTTTAGGGATGGGAGTGGAATGTTTTTCTGCAGATTCTCTTTTGAATGATATGGATGGACCAATTCCAGAAAGGTATACGGAACATGTCTCACTCCATATCAAAGAACATCCAGAAATCCATAGACAAATCCGACTAAAAGCTCACCATCTAAACCATTTAACAGATGTTTCACAAAGTTCCTTACGAATTACCGTTGATGAACCTAAAGATTATGAACTCGTTTGTAAATTATGGAAAGAATTGGGACTAAAGGATCCATTTTTTGGAGCTAAGGAAGTCATCCAATTGGCAAAAGAAAAACCAGAGTTTTTTTTGATCAATGCTTCGGTGGAACAAGTGGTTTTTTCATTACCAAAAGTGGATCGAAATTCCAAAAAAGTTCGGATTGTTTATGCGGAACCTACTAAGTTTGGAACTGGACACTTAGAAAGATGTAAGTCTTTGGCTTTATTTTTAGAAATGAATGGATATGAAGTGGAACTCTCAACAACACCAGACCTTCATTCAAAAAACCTGCCTCATATCCTCGACATAAGAGAAAATGAATTCCATTTACCTCATGAGTTTTATATTGATAACACCAACCATTTACCAACAAAACCCAATTCTAGTTTTTTTCTGCCGAATCCTATCACACCAATACCAAATAAAAATTTAATTTCCTATTTTAGTTCCCCTCTTTCCGACTTGGATTGGAACCAAATCACAATTCCAGGTCGAGTTCTTGTTTATGCAGGTAGTCTAGATCAAAAAAATTCAAAACAAATTGATGATTACCTGATCCAGTGTTTGGATTTGGAATCTAAAGGGAAAAAAACTAACATTCATTCTGTGATTCGTATCGGAGGAAGTCCACCAATCAATCAAAATATAGAATTTATTCCTAGAGTTTCCTACATTGAATTCTTAAAACAAATTCAATCTTCTGAATTTGTACTCACATATTTTGGACAAACTATGATGGAATCCATAACCAATGGGAAAAAAGTTTGTTTGGTAGGCATAACACCAATCCACGAATCTTTAGGTCAATTTGCGGAACAAGAATTAGGAATTCCCTATTTAGGATCTCTTTCTTCTATAACAGAAAAACAAAACTTCCCAATAGATTTTCCTCATTCAAAAATAAAATTAGTTCGCGATGCTCATATAAAAATTGTGAAATGGTTAGAATCAATTTATGAAAGCTAA
- a CDS encoding MlaD family protein, with protein sequence MKPKKLSKESLTGIIFFSILVFAFFATVVETDRPAKKNPYRLSLFYSRVDGIKEGTEVRILGVPKGYVAHIDSRPLIDVPDRRFLDHNMDHAIELHIALEDPLTLWDNYEVDFQTVTLFSGRIININPGSSDGKRSFFKPTFRDGEKTPDYLPSARYFDDFFKATSVTMEENRADLRQITLDFRSISDKLNHTEGTIPKLIGSTEMYDELLATVKDAETIGKEGRRYMESSRNLENTMPIPFLITASYYGRTTPITGRRIGPQD encoded by the coding sequence GTGAAACCAAAAAAGTTATCGAAGGAATCCCTTACAGGCATCATTTTTTTTTCTATTTTGGTCTTTGCTTTTTTCGCAACTGTCGTAGAAACGGATCGCCCAGCTAAAAAAAATCCTTACCGATTATCCTTATTTTATTCTCGTGTGGATGGAATCAAAGAAGGAACAGAGGTTCGGATTTTAGGAGTCCCTAAAGGGTATGTGGCACATATCGACTCGAGACCACTCATTGATGTACCTGATCGCCGATTCCTTGACCATAACATGGATCATGCGATTGAACTCCACATTGCTTTGGAAGACCCCTTAACTCTTTGGGATAATTATGAGGTTGATTTTCAAACTGTGACTTTGTTTTCTGGAAGGATTATTAATATCAATCCAGGAAGTTCAGATGGGAAACGTTCCTTTTTCAAACCAACGTTTCGCGACGGAGAAAAAACACCTGACTATTTGCCCTCTGCCCGTTATTTTGATGATTTTTTCAAAGCAACTTCCGTGACAATGGAAGAAAATCGTGCAGATCTCAGACAAATCACATTGGATTTTCGTTCCATCTCCGATAAATTAAATCATACAGAAGGAACAATTCCCAAATTAATTGGGAGTACAGAAATGTATGATGAACTTCTTGCGACTGTGAAGGACGCAGAAACCATTGGAAAAGAAGGAAGGCGTTATATGGAAAGTTCTAGAAATTTAGAAAACACCATGCCGATTCCTTTTTTAATTACAGCATCGTATTACGGACGTACAACGCCAATTACGGGAAGAAGGATTGGACCACAAGATTAA
- a CDS encoding LIC13255 family lipoprotein, whose translation MNFNFLRVVVLPILCFGLSFQCIQNKDDLFYSAFEANQKTFETYAMKNSACGKEKLPGRLFISRVKIDDLKLCFRAIELIDCITWNTEGYIPDTCKVIGTSLR comes from the coding sequence ATGAATTTTAATTTTCTAAGGGTGGTGGTTCTACCGATTCTTTGTTTTGGTTTATCCTTCCAATGTATTCAAAACAAAGATGATTTGTTTTATTCTGCTTTTGAGGCAAACCAAAAGACCTTTGAAACTTATGCCATGAAAAACTCCGCTTGTGGCAAAGAAAAACTTCCAGGCAGACTTTTTATCAGCAGAGTCAAAATTGATGACCTAAAACTATGTTTTCGCGCAATTGAACTGATCGATTGTATCACCTGGAATACCGAAGGATACATTCCCGATACTTGTAAAGTCATTGGAACCAGTTTGCGATAG
- a CDS encoding spiro-SPASM protein: MMNRKDYNPSFAVVYLDSPSIQFLNLNFRIELWEEFVNRLSLVFPKIPIHINVDSNLSKKLGSTSLVNRLTIHENISKEYEFLLKLGNLLPESQFKDPDWDEVCFLYFTGVSPLLDSDLTEKAWERHKNFFSQYSYSENLPPGLTPTIITREFLTSLLDTLTTDIHSFFLKNINQYDVDIFYKAPDLRQLRLDFRMASIRSLTLIQGLLPLGTNLSYDNLLNKLKENPGLFRSAPSYLEWEIYKGCELKCTFCPREFADLSNDGSFVSLEEVKNTITKLNAELTSPITISLSGNGEPLLHPEFENVVSEILKLNLLTELIIETALYTNTDSFLTFISNLDPSLKEKLCIIANVTSLKPDVYKSLYGKAELEKVLLTIDKLSQVLPKQSLHVQMIKMKEVEEEIDPYFTHFEKKGINIILQKYNTFANKLPERRVSDLTPIHRDFCWHLVRDLSLSVDGTVSICKQNQKEIVGNLYKETLGDIWQKGLDFFKHSFNGEHGKIPAPCLNCDEWYTFNA, translated from the coding sequence ATGATGAACCGAAAAGACTATAACCCAAGTTTTGCGGTAGTTTATTTGGACTCCCCTTCCATTCAGTTTCTAAATTTAAACTTTAGAATAGAACTCTGGGAAGAATTTGTGAATCGACTCTCCTTAGTATTTCCAAAAATACCCATTCATATCAACGTTGATTCTAATCTTTCTAAAAAACTGGGTTCCACTTCCTTAGTTAACCGACTGACAATCCATGAAAACATCTCTAAGGAATATGAATTTTTACTTAAATTAGGAAATCTTTTACCGGAATCACAGTTTAAAGATCCAGATTGGGATGAAGTTTGTTTTCTTTATTTTACTGGGGTTTCTCCACTTTTAGATTCTGATCTCACAGAAAAAGCTTGGGAACGCCATAAAAACTTTTTTAGCCAATATTCTTATTCTGAAAATTTACCACCAGGTCTAACACCAACCATCATCACTCGCGAATTCTTAACCTCTTTACTAGATACGTTAACAACAGATATTCATTCTTTTTTTCTAAAAAACATCAACCAATATGATGTAGATATTTTTTATAAGGCACCTGACCTTCGCCAACTTCGTTTGGACTTTCGAATGGCATCAATACGTTCCTTAACGCTCATCCAAGGTTTGTTACCACTGGGAACAAATTTATCATACGACAATCTACTTAACAAATTAAAAGAAAATCCTGGTTTATTTCGAAGTGCTCCATCTTATTTAGAATGGGAGATTTACAAAGGTTGCGAACTAAAATGTACATTTTGTCCGCGTGAGTTTGCCGATTTATCTAACGATGGAAGTTTTGTTTCTTTAGAAGAAGTAAAAAATACCATCACAAAACTAAATGCAGAACTTACCTCTCCCATCACCATTAGTCTTTCTGGAAATGGAGAACCACTCCTCCATCCTGAATTTGAAAACGTAGTTTCAGAAATTCTAAAACTAAATTTACTGACTGAACTCATCATTGAAACGGCACTGTATACAAACACCGATTCATTCCTAACTTTCATTAGTAATTTAGATCCTTCTTTAAAAGAAAAACTTTGTATCATAGCCAATGTAACTAGTTTAAAACCTGATGTTTACAAATCCTTATATGGAAAAGCAGAACTGGAAAAGGTTCTCCTTACTATAGACAAACTTTCGCAAGTACTTCCAAAACAATCGTTACATGTTCAAATGATCAAAATGAAAGAAGTGGAAGAAGAAATTGATCCATATTTTACCCATTTTGAGAAAAAAGGAATCAACATCATCTTACAGAAATATAATACTTTTGCAAACAAACTCCCCGAACGTCGAGTGAGTGATTTAACTCCCATCCACAGGGATTTTTGTTGGCATTTGGTTCGCGATTTATCTCTTTCTGTAGACGGAACCGTTTCCATTTGTAAACAAAATCAAAAAGAAATCGTTGGAAATTTATATAAAGAAACTCTCGGCGATATTTGGCAGAAAGGATTAGATTTTTTTAAACATAGTTTTAATGGAGAACACGGAAAAATTCCTGCACCTTGTTTGAATTGTGATGAGTGGTATACTTTCAACGCGTGA